A region of Streptomyces sp. NBC_01750 DNA encodes the following proteins:
- a CDS encoding lipid-transfer protein, whose protein sequence is MATLKDAAAIAGTGQTPFARQLPESEKTLACRAILAALDDAGIDPSEVDGFASYTMEETDEVEIAKAIGAGDVTFFSKAGYGGGGSCATVAHLAGAVATGQASVGIAWRSRKRGSGPRPWKNTAVQLPTPAQWTRPFGLLRPADEIGMLARRYMHEYGATRDHLFNVALACRNRANQNPAAVMYERPLTREMYMSARWISEPLCLFDNCLETDGALACVIVSAERARDCRQKPVYIHSAAQGLPAQHHGMVNYWNDDPLTGPAWTAARQLWKTADFGPQDVDVAQIYDAFTPLVPLSLEGYGFCGRGEGAAFTEGGALEIGGRLPVNTGGGGLSEAYVHGFNLITEGVKQLRGTSTAQVPDAATCLVTAGEGVPTSAVLLRS, encoded by the coding sequence GGCACAGGACAGACGCCTTTCGCCAGGCAACTTCCCGAATCCGAGAAGACCCTGGCCTGCCGCGCCATCCTGGCCGCGCTCGACGACGCCGGTATCGATCCGTCCGAGGTCGACGGCTTCGCCTCGTACACGATGGAGGAGACGGACGAGGTCGAGATCGCCAAGGCCATCGGCGCCGGGGACGTGACCTTCTTCTCCAAGGCCGGCTACGGCGGCGGCGGTTCCTGCGCCACCGTCGCCCATCTCGCGGGCGCTGTCGCCACCGGTCAGGCGAGCGTCGGCATCGCCTGGCGCTCCCGCAAGCGCGGAAGTGGCCCGAGGCCCTGGAAGAACACGGCCGTTCAGCTGCCCACACCCGCCCAGTGGACCCGCCCCTTCGGCCTGCTGCGGCCCGCCGACGAGATCGGCATGCTGGCGCGGAGATATATGCACGAGTACGGCGCCACTCGCGACCATCTCTTCAATGTCGCCCTCGCCTGCCGCAACCGCGCCAACCAGAACCCCGCCGCCGTCATGTACGAGCGGCCGCTGACCCGCGAGATGTATATGTCCGCCCGCTGGATCAGCGAGCCGCTCTGCCTCTTCGACAACTGCCTTGAGACGGACGGCGCGCTGGCCTGCGTGATCGTCTCGGCCGAACGGGCCCGCGACTGCAGACAGAAGCCGGTGTACATCCACTCCGCCGCCCAGGGCCTGCCCGCGCAGCACCACGGGATGGTCAACTACTGGAACGACGACCCGCTCACCGGACCCGCCTGGACGGCCGCCAGACAGCTGTGGAAGACCGCCGACTTCGGTCCGCAGGATGTCGATGTGGCACAGATCTACGACGCGTTCACCCCGCTCGTCCCGCTCTCGCTGGAGGGCTACGGCTTCTGCGGACGGGGGGAAGGCGCGGCCTTCACCGAAGGCGGCGCGCTGGAGATCGGCGGCCGGCTGCCGGTGAACACCGGCGGCGGAGGTCTGAGCGAGGCGTACGTCCACGGCTTCAACCTCATCACCGAGGGCGTGAAACAGCTGCGCGGCACCAGCACGGCGCAGGTCCCGGACGCCGCGACCTGCCTGGTCAC